From the Nonlabens marinus S1-08 genome, one window contains:
- the rlmN gene encoding 23S rRNA (adenine(2503)-C(2))-methyltransferase RlmN, whose protein sequence is MEQLKDTRKDIRSLTLEQLRDYFVAQGEKAFRGNQIYEWLWKKGAHSFDDMTNLSKSTREFLDGHFVINHIRVDDMQRSSDGTIKNAVKLHDGLTVESVMIPTATRTTACVSSQVGCSLNCEFCATARLKRMRNLNPDEIYDQVVAIDQQSRSYYNRPLSNIVFMGMGEPLMNYNNVLKSIDKITGDDGLGMSPKRITVSTSGVPKMMMKLADDQPKFNLALSLHSAINEKRVKIMPFNEQFPLEDIKEALKYWYDITGTRVTYEYIVWKGFNDQMEDVQALVEFCKVIPCKVNIIEYNSIDDARFEQASKEAIDMYEHELEKNRITVNIRRSRGKDIDAACGQLANKSS, encoded by the coding sequence ATGGAACAATTGAAGGATACTAGAAAAGATATACGGTCATTAACTCTCGAGCAGCTGCGCGATTATTTTGTCGCGCAAGGTGAGAAAGCCTTTAGAGGGAATCAGATCTATGAATGGTTATGGAAAAAAGGGGCGCACTCTTTTGATGACATGACCAATCTTTCAAAGTCTACTCGTGAATTCCTCGACGGGCACTTCGTTATCAACCATATTAGGGTGGATGATATGCAGCGCAGTAGCGATGGGACCATAAAAAATGCAGTGAAATTACACGATGGTCTTACGGTAGAATCTGTAATGATTCCAACGGCTACCAGGACTACAGCTTGTGTTTCTTCTCAAGTAGGTTGCAGTTTGAACTGTGAATTTTGTGCGACAGCGCGTTTAAAACGCATGCGTAACCTAAATCCGGACGAGATCTACGATCAGGTCGTGGCGATAGATCAGCAAAGCAGGTCCTACTACAATCGACCACTTTCTAATATCGTATTCATGGGGATGGGTGAGCCTTTGATGAATTACAACAATGTCTTGAAATCCATTGATAAAATCACAGGAGATGACGGGCTAGGTATGTCGCCTAAACGTATCACAGTATCTACGAGCGGTGTTCCTAAAATGATGATGAAACTGGCAGATGACCAGCCTAAGTTCAATCTAGCGCTCTCTCTTCACAGCGCGATAAATGAAAAAAGGGTGAAGATCATGCCGTTCAATGAGCAATTCCCCTTAGAGGATATTAAAGAGGCTCTGAAGTACTGGTACGATATAACTGGCACTCGAGTTACTTATGAATACATCGTCTGGAAAGGATTCAACGACCAGATGGAAGATGTGCAAGCGCTAGTTGAGTTCTGTAAAGTAATCCCTTGCAAAGTGAATATTATTGAATACAACAGCATCGATGACGCAAGATTTGAGCAAGCGAGTAAAGAAGCCATCGACATGTACGAGCACGAGTTAGAAAAAAACAGAATTACCGTCAATATACGTCGCAGTCGTGGTAAAGACATCGACGCGGCCTGTGGGCAATTGGCAAATAAGTCCTCTTAA
- a CDS encoding 3-phosphoshikimate 1-carboxyvinyltransferase, translating into MNLQLKAPKLTVVEKKAIQITGSKSESNRLLILQQQYPNLKIKNLSNSDDTVHLQHALNSGTDVLDIGHAGTAMRFLTAYLANQEGREVTLTGSARMKERPIGILVDALRYLGAQIDYLEKEGYPPLRIKGKKLQGGEVTMDAGVSSQYLSALLLIGAQMEHGLQLRLAGKLTSRPYLEMTTSLLKEVGIGTRFEENHIHIEPKKTILNVKITVESDWSSAGYWYSWVALQSPGYAMQLSSYKKTSLQGDSKLVDIYEKLGVATSFENDHILLEKRQDFQHPQKLEFDLTQQPDQAQTIFATCIGLGIDLKLTGLHTLRIKETDRIEAMAVEGARFRESEIKTSPDTIEIHFLSKSHFKDKVSIDTYKDHRMALAFAPLCMKTTLIIRDADVVTKSYGDYWEDMKAVKVNITEI; encoded by the coding sequence ATGAACCTTCAACTTAAAGCTCCAAAATTAACGGTAGTAGAAAAGAAAGCGATTCAGATTACAGGCTCCAAAAGCGAAAGCAATCGACTGCTGATCTTGCAACAGCAATATCCTAACTTAAAAATAAAGAACCTATCCAACAGCGATGATACAGTGCATTTGCAGCATGCCTTAAACAGCGGTACTGATGTTTTAGACATTGGCCACGCAGGAACCGCCATGCGTTTTCTGACAGCTTATCTGGCAAATCAAGAAGGTCGCGAGGTGACACTTACGGGAAGTGCTAGGATGAAAGAACGTCCCATCGGAATATTGGTGGACGCATTAAGGTATCTAGGAGCCCAGATTGATTATTTAGAAAAAGAGGGCTATCCGCCATTACGCATCAAAGGAAAGAAATTACAAGGCGGTGAAGTGACCATGGATGCTGGAGTTTCTAGTCAGTATTTGAGCGCTTTGTTACTTATAGGTGCTCAAATGGAACATGGACTGCAACTACGTCTGGCTGGCAAACTCACTTCAAGGCCTTACTTAGAGATGACCACTTCGCTGTTGAAGGAAGTTGGAATTGGTACGCGGTTTGAAGAAAATCATATTCATATAGAGCCTAAAAAGACAATTTTAAACGTAAAAATTACCGTGGAATCGGATTGGAGCAGTGCGGGCTACTGGTACAGTTGGGTAGCCCTACAGTCTCCTGGATACGCGATGCAGCTGTCTTCTTATAAAAAGACCAGCCTTCAAGGTGATTCAAAGTTGGTAGATATCTATGAAAAATTGGGCGTCGCCACCAGTTTTGAAAATGATCACATCCTACTGGAAAAACGTCAGGACTTTCAGCATCCACAAAAACTGGAATTTGACCTGACCCAACAACCCGACCAGGCACAGACTATATTTGCGACTTGTATAGGTTTGGGTATAGACTTGAAGTTAACAGGCCTGCACACATTACGCATTAAGGAAACGGATCGTATTGAGGCGATGGCTGTAGAAGGAGCTCGCTTTCGCGAAAGCGAAATAAAAACATCTCCAGACACGATAGAAATTCATTTTCTTTCAAAAAGTCACTTTAAAGATAAGGTCTCAATTGATACCTACAAGGATCACCGTATGGCACTAGCATTTGCGCCATTATGCATGAAAACTACCTTGATAATCAGGGATGCTGATGTGGTGACTAAAAGCTATGGGGACTACTGGGAAGATATGAAAGCTGTAAAGGTCAACATAACAGAAATTTAA
- a CDS encoding nucleotide pyrophosphohydrolase encodes MSIKKSQEQVDAWIKNHGVRYFNELTNMAQLTEEVGEVARIIARRYGEQSEKESDKNKDLGEELADVMFVVLCLANQTGTDLETAFQKKLEIKTIRDHDRHHSNDKLKP; translated from the coding sequence ATGAGCATCAAAAAATCACAAGAACAAGTGGACGCCTGGATTAAAAACCACGGTGTTCGTTATTTTAATGAGTTGACAAACATGGCTCAACTGACTGAGGAGGTTGGTGAAGTTGCTCGCATTATAGCACGTCGCTACGGCGAGCAAAGCGAGAAAGAAAGCGATAAGAATAAAGATCTAGGAGAAGAGCTGGCAGATGTGATGTTTGTAGTGCTGTGCCTTGCTAATCAAACAGGAACAGACTTAGAAACGGCATTTCAGAAAAAATTGGAGATCAAAACTATAAGAGATCACGACAGGCATCATTCTAACGACAAGCTTAAGCCATAA
- the queA gene encoding tRNA preQ1(34) S-adenosylmethionine ribosyltransferase-isomerase QueA: MKLSQFGYKLPEELVAKHPVENRDDSRLMVLHKKTGEIEHKMFKDIMDYFDEKDVFVMNDTKVFPARLYGNKEKTGARIEVFLLRELNPTTKLWDVLVDPARKIRIGNKLYFGEDESLVAEVIDNTTSRGRTLRFLYDGTYEEFRKKLRELGETPLPKELEREVEPEDEERYQTIYAKNEGAVAAPVAGLHFSKHLLKRMEIKGIITTSVTMHIGLGTFSPVEVEDLSKHKMDSEQAFITQETCNIVNEAIDKRRNICAVGTTTMRSLESAVSSDGHLNTFDGWTNKFIFPEYEFSIANSMVTNFHHPKSTLMMQAAAFAGYDFLKKAYDIAMKEKYRFSTYGDAMLIID; the protein is encoded by the coding sequence ATGAAGTTATCACAATTCGGTTACAAGCTGCCAGAAGAGCTTGTAGCAAAGCATCCTGTTGAGAATAGAGACGATTCACGCCTTATGGTTCTGCACAAGAAAACCGGCGAGATAGAGCACAAGATGTTCAAGGATATCATGGACTATTTTGATGAGAAAGATGTCTTTGTGATGAATGATACTAAGGTTTTTCCAGCACGTCTTTACGGGAACAAGGAAAAAACAGGTGCCCGTATCGAGGTGTTTTTGTTGAGAGAATTGAACCCTACGACTAAGTTATGGGACGTTCTTGTAGACCCTGCAAGAAAAATTAGAATTGGGAACAAACTATACTTTGGTGAAGATGAAAGTCTAGTAGCTGAGGTGATTGATAATACTACTTCTAGAGGTAGAACACTGCGTTTTCTTTACGACGGCACTTATGAGGAATTCCGTAAAAAATTGAGAGAACTAGGTGAAACACCATTACCTAAAGAACTAGAACGTGAGGTAGAGCCGGAAGATGAAGAGCGTTACCAGACCATTTATGCAAAAAACGAAGGTGCTGTTGCAGCTCCTGTAGCTGGATTGCACTTCTCTAAGCACTTGTTGAAGCGCATGGAAATTAAAGGCATCATCACTACAAGTGTGACTATGCATATAGGTTTAGGTACCTTCTCCCCAGTAGAGGTAGAAGATTTGTCAAAACATAAAATGGACAGCGAGCAAGCGTTCATCACTCAGGAAACTTGTAATATTGTTAATGAGGCTATTGATAAGCGTAGAAATATCTGTGCTGTAGGAACTACGACCATGAGATCTTTAGAAAGTGCAGTAAGCAGTGACGGTCATTTAAATACATTCGATGGCTGGACTAATAAATTCATATTCCCAGAATATGAATTTTCTATTGCTAACAGCATGGTTACTAATTTTCATCATCCTAAATCAACTTTAATGATGCAAGCGGCAGCTTTTGCCGGCTATGATTTTTTGAAGAAGGCTTATGATATTGCCATGAAAGAAAAGTACAGATTCAGTACCTATGGTGATGCGATGTTGATCATTGACTAA
- a CDS encoding DUF3857 domain-containing protein: MNWIRKLGIFILVFGFNTANGQDITFGEVAASDFKPVEEGLASPYSAEVLYRKEEISWLFNIFSVTQYKKIHERVRINKEEGFKYATVSNSLFGSESARHEIIKDLKAATYQLVDGVVITYPIADASQFEIVLEENSRKYSFTMNSVAPGSIVEYMYEIESPFGGRSSIDLQYDIPIKILDVTAQLPAYNTYDILFNPNSSFVPSIGNSRVDPSVLLGNRAVGVATTQVVNIKAHDIPALEEEPLTYNIEQYRARMYFRRTSSRFREQPLQRYDKSWEELFKEVSDEIYTNELKNTDFLRKEIPQSLREITTREEQVNAALAFVRSKVAWSKYDGFYASEQLKEVYESGSGNVGAINLILLAILKELNMEAYPVVSSSKGNPEPLYPSTATFDYLIVAVKYGDSWLLCDASSKLTAAGELPVRAANGKGRLIKPDGLTCWVNLEPDYQSEEITMNNAVINEDLSISSNVRKRYTKLDAYIMRSKIESLDSLDYKEIIDHDTEVGLEEISLENIDELEKPLEISFTFKQKGIEKIGGFYYLNPLLEEKVEENPFKLESRKLPINFKFPYSQKKIVNFIIPNGFEVVALPNSEKLVYESDVASYQYAISQIGNRITVVSDFQMKNSIIEPTFYMQWKQFFTSVIAKKQEKIVLKKI, from the coding sequence ATGAATTGGATCCGAAAACTTGGAATCTTTATATTGGTTTTTGGGTTCAATACAGCTAACGGGCAAGATATTACTTTTGGAGAAGTAGCTGCAAGTGATTTTAAACCAGTTGAGGAAGGTCTTGCAAGTCCTTACAGCGCTGAGGTGCTTTACAGAAAAGAGGAGATCAGTTGGTTGTTCAATATTTTCAGCGTCACGCAATATAAGAAGATACACGAACGGGTGCGTATCAATAAAGAAGAAGGCTTCAAATATGCGACCGTAAGCAATTCATTATTTGGATCGGAATCTGCTAGACATGAAATTATAAAGGACCTCAAGGCGGCGACCTATCAGCTAGTTGATGGGGTAGTTATCACCTATCCTATTGCAGATGCATCACAATTTGAGATAGTTTTAGAGGAGAATTCTAGGAAGTATTCTTTCACTATGAATTCAGTTGCTCCAGGTAGTATCGTTGAATATATGTATGAAATTGAATCTCCTTTTGGAGGTCGGTCTAGTATTGATCTCCAATATGATATTCCCATTAAAATTCTTGATGTAACTGCCCAACTCCCAGCTTATAATACGTATGACATATTATTTAATCCTAATTCGTCCTTTGTGCCTAGTATAGGGAATTCTCGAGTCGATCCAAGTGTTTTGTTAGGTAATAGAGCGGTAGGTGTTGCTACCACTCAAGTAGTAAATATTAAAGCGCACGATATTCCAGCATTGGAAGAGGAGCCTTTAACTTATAATATTGAGCAATACAGAGCTAGGATGTACTTTAGACGAACTTCCTCTAGATTTAGAGAACAACCATTACAGCGATATGATAAAAGCTGGGAAGAATTGTTCAAGGAGGTGTCCGATGAGATTTATACCAATGAATTAAAAAACACTGATTTTCTTAGAAAAGAGATTCCCCAGTCATTAAGGGAAATTACAACTAGAGAAGAGCAAGTCAACGCTGCGTTAGCTTTTGTAAGGTCTAAGGTAGCATGGAGTAAGTACGATGGATTTTACGCTAGTGAGCAGTTGAAAGAAGTATACGAGAGTGGCAGTGGTAATGTGGGTGCTATTAATCTCATCTTACTGGCAATACTTAAAGAACTGAATATGGAAGCCTATCCTGTAGTTTCCAGTAGTAAAGGGAATCCTGAGCCTTTATATCCCAGCACAGCCACCTTTGACTATTTGATAGTAGCAGTAAAATATGGGGATTCTTGGCTTCTGTGTGATGCTTCTTCAAAACTTACCGCGGCAGGAGAATTACCCGTGAGAGCGGCAAACGGGAAGGGCAGACTTATCAAACCAGATGGATTAACATGTTGGGTGAATTTAGAGCCAGATTATCAGTCCGAAGAGATTACTATGAATAACGCAGTGATAAATGAAGATCTGTCCATTTCATCAAACGTGAGAAAGCGCTACACTAAATTAGATGCGTATATTATGCGCAGTAAAATTGAATCCTTGGATAGTCTAGATTATAAGGAGATTATAGACCATGATACGGAAGTAGGTTTAGAAGAGATATCATTAGAAAACATAGATGAGTTGGAAAAGCCGTTGGAAATCTCATTTACATTTAAACAAAAAGGGATTGAAAAAATTGGAGGTTTCTATTACTTGAACCCCTTACTCGAGGAAAAGGTTGAAGAAAACCCTTTTAAATTAGAATCAAGAAAACTACCTATTAACTTCAAATTTCCATATTCACAGAAAAAAATTGTGAACTTTATCATTCCTAACGGTTTTGAAGTTGTAGCGCTTCCCAACTCTGAGAAATTGGTTTATGAAAGCGATGTTGCTTCATATCAATATGCCATTTCTCAAATAGGAAATAGGATTACCGTAGTTTCTGATTTTCAAATGAAAAATTCGATAATTGAACCAACTTTCTATATGCAATGGAAACAGTTTTTCACGTCAGTAATTGCTAAAAAGCAAGAAAAAATCGTCCTCAAAAAGATATAA
- a CDS encoding polyprenyl synthetase family protein has product MKVVEQIKNPISHEMELFEEKFRLSMASRIPLLNRITYFIVNRKGKQMRPMFVFLVAKMVGNGQVNDRTYRGAAVIELIHTATLVHDDVVDESFKRRGFFSVNSLWKNKIAVLVGDYLLSKGLLLSIDNKDFDLLQIISVAVREMSEGELLQIEKARRLDITEEVYYDIITKKTATLIAACCSLGACAMAPESPDVEKMRKFGELIGIAFQIKDDLFDYGNQRIGKPTGIDIKEQKMTLPLIHTLNTVSKKEKKWLINSVKRYNRDKKRVREVIQFVKDHGGLDYAVNAMYDYKNRALEILNTYPDSEYKTSLLMMVDYVIDRKK; this is encoded by the coding sequence ATGAAAGTCGTAGAGCAGATTAAGAACCCGATAAGCCATGAAATGGAACTCTTTGAAGAGAAGTTCAGGCTTTCTATGGCTTCTCGTATACCTCTACTCAATAGGATCACCTATTTCATTGTGAATCGTAAAGGGAAGCAAATGAGACCTATGTTTGTCTTTCTAGTTGCTAAAATGGTAGGTAATGGCCAGGTCAATGACCGCACCTACCGTGGTGCTGCAGTGATCGAGTTGATTCATACCGCCACTTTAGTTCACGACGACGTGGTGGATGAAAGCTTCAAACGACGCGGCTTCTTTTCCGTGAACTCGTTGTGGAAAAATAAGATCGCTGTGCTAGTTGGGGATTATTTGCTGTCTAAAGGTCTTCTACTGTCGATTGATAATAAGGATTTCGACCTACTCCAAATCATCAGTGTGGCGGTGCGAGAAATGAGTGAGGGCGAATTATTGCAAATTGAAAAAGCGCGACGTCTCGATATTACAGAAGAGGTTTATTACGATATTATTACTAAGAAAACCGCAACACTCATAGCTGCATGTTGCAGTCTAGGCGCATGTGCGATGGCACCAGAAAGTCCGGATGTTGAGAAAATGAGAAAATTTGGTGAACTGATAGGAATCGCTTTTCAGATCAAGGACGACCTTTTTGATTATGGCAATCAACGTATAGGCAAGCCCACAGGAATAGATATCAAAGAGCAAAAAATGACCTTGCCGCTTATTCATACGCTCAACACGGTCTCTAAAAAAGAAAAGAAGTGGCTCATCAATTCCGTGAAGCGTTACAATCGTGATAAGAAACGCGTTCGTGAAGTAATACAGTTTGTAAAAGATCATGGCGGACTTGATTATGCCGTCAATGCTATGTATGACTACAAAAACCGGGCGTTAGAGATCTTAAACACCTATCCAGATTCTGAGTATAAGACTTCTTTACTGA
- a CDS encoding aryl-sulfate sulfotransferase produces MKNVPLFLICFLFALVSCTDDDTLAIIDPVEPVEFSPAVTVSITDKYEDDYILVTPIFTKDTYLLNRQGFPVRKWTSERNGLMAYLTNDGSIYRQATAPNPPVTFGGQTGIIERFDAAGTKTWEYSIINPDLVIHHDLALLPNGNLLATLWERRAASDAIDNGRDPNNIPNGNIWPDKIIELRPVANNQAEIVWEWSLWDHLVQDFDSTKANFGDVSASPERIDVNYSDGTSNFTHFNSISYIEELDQIVVSSRVFNEIWVIDHSTTTAQAATSSGGNSGKGGDLLYRWGNPQAYKAGNASDQKLFEQHDASYIGNLPNAGGSFLVFNNNISATTSAVVEVGVPINSNGSYNLQPNVVNAPSNFAFIYETTEIFSPRTSGARRLKNGNTLITSNSANIIREIDASSIVVWEYNLDSQNGFELSNNAFKVEPYPLDHPAFNGEVLPPLDPSQY; encoded by the coding sequence ATGAAAAATGTACCCTTATTTTTAATTTGCTTTTTATTTGCACTCGTAAGCTGTACGGACGATGATACTCTTGCGATTATTGATCCAGTTGAGCCTGTTGAATTTTCTCCTGCGGTGACTGTATCTATCACTGATAAGTATGAGGATGATTATATTCTTGTAACTCCTATTTTCACTAAGGATACATACCTTCTGAATCGCCAGGGATTCCCTGTTAGAAAATGGACAAGTGAGCGCAATGGCTTAATGGCATACTTGACTAACGATGGTAGTATTTACAGGCAAGCTACAGCACCTAACCCACCAGTAACCTTCGGCGGACAGACGGGTATTATTGAAAGGTTTGACGCAGCTGGTACTAAAACATGGGAATATTCTATTATCAATCCTGATCTAGTCATCCATCATGACCTCGCTTTATTACCTAATGGAAATTTATTAGCCACCTTATGGGAACGTCGTGCAGCGAGTGATGCTATAGATAATGGTCGTGACCCTAACAATATCCCAAACGGGAACATCTGGCCAGACAAGATTATCGAATTGCGTCCTGTAGCTAATAATCAGGCAGAAATTGTTTGGGAATGGAGCTTGTGGGATCACCTTGTACAAGATTTTGACAGCACTAAGGCTAACTTTGGGGATGTAAGCGCAAGCCCAGAACGCATTGATGTCAATTACAGTGACGGCACTTCTAATTTTACTCACTTCAACAGCATCAGTTACATAGAGGAACTGGATCAAATTGTGGTGAGCAGCCGTGTCTTTAATGAGATATGGGTTATTGATCACAGTACCACTACTGCACAAGCGGCGACAAGCTCTGGAGGCAATTCTGGTAAAGGTGGGGATTTACTCTACCGATGGGGAAATCCACAAGCTTATAAAGCTGGAAATGCCTCAGATCAAAAGCTTTTCGAACAACATGACGCCAGCTACATTGGAAATCTACCAAATGCTGGAGGAAGTTTCTTAGTTTTTAACAACAACATCAGCGCTACAACATCAGCAGTGGTAGAAGTAGGCGTTCCTATCAATTCTAATGGCAGCTACAATTTGCAACCAAACGTGGTGAACGCTCCATCCAATTTTGCCTTTATTTATGAGACCACAGAAATCTTTTCACCTCGAACTTCTGGGGCTAGACGTCTCAAAAACGGGAATACACTGATTACTAGTAATTCTGCTAATATTATAAGAGAGATTGACGCTAGCAGTATTGTGGTTTGGGAATACAATTTAGACAGTCAAAACGGATTCGAATTGAGCAATAACGCTTTTAAAGTAGAGCCGTATCCGCTAGATCATCCTGCATTTAATGGGGAGGTTCTACCACCGTTAGATCCTAGTCAATATTGA
- a CDS encoding T9SS type A sorting domain-containing protein, giving the protein MKNIFLLIIFLTSVALSAQVTNEATPRGWSVLEKSDVAPIVLRAPDVKQLKSEDLASQNDLRKSLRVGSEINVSMNLFNSGTWKNLSNGDRIWMLNVKAENAKFLRAIFDLYSLPEGAELYLYNNQRTDKIGPYTSSENQEDGVLGSWMISGDHLWLEYYEPAAVKGQGRLSLSSITYGYVDVNADKDSIAKINESGACNVDVLCDPNVGNTGQKDWSNARDNYKNSVARILISTSQGSFLCTGSMINNAAQDTTPFFLTANHCLGSVNDGAGSSFNASGWSFGFQWFTTTPDCATFAGTQGPQNPTRVLSGAQLRANNDDSDFALFLINQTPPADWNIYYAGWNRSTVPSTAQFGIHHPSGDIMKIARNDQTCTSAITSFNGNPAAQMWRIENWDYGVTEGGSSGSFILDQNERIVGQLAGGAAACSGTSDNGQFDIYGKFDISWNSGFNASQRLRDWLDPSNSGVVTLDGAYYTTLGTEDVPAIELNIKIYPNPSGGVYTLESDLSASYQVFNLNGQMILSGATGISGNQLNISDAAAGLYFVKISVGEQTITRKLVKQ; this is encoded by the coding sequence ATGAAGAATATTTTCCTTTTAATCATTTTCCTTACGAGTGTAGCACTTAGTGCACAAGTAACTAATGAAGCGACACCACGCGGCTGGTCAGTACTGGAAAAGTCTGACGTAGCACCAATAGTGTTGCGTGCTCCAGATGTTAAGCAGTTAAAAAGTGAAGACCTTGCATCTCAAAATGATCTAAGAAAATCCTTGAGAGTGGGAAGTGAGATCAATGTTTCAATGAACCTGTTTAATAGTGGGACTTGGAAGAATCTTAGCAATGGAGATCGCATCTGGATGCTAAATGTAAAGGCAGAAAACGCAAAGTTTCTTAGAGCTATTTTTGATTTGTACAGTCTTCCAGAAGGTGCAGAATTGTATTTGTACAATAACCAAAGAACAGATAAAATTGGGCCTTATACCTCTAGTGAAAATCAAGAAGACGGTGTTCTAGGTTCTTGGATGATTTCTGGAGATCATTTATGGTTGGAATATTATGAGCCGGCAGCAGTAAAAGGACAGGGAAGATTGAGCTTGTCATCCATAACTTATGGGTACGTAGATGTTAATGCTGATAAAGATTCGATTGCAAAGATCAATGAATCTGGAGCATGTAATGTTGATGTATTGTGTGACCCTAACGTAGGGAATACTGGACAGAAAGATTGGAGCAATGCCCGTGATAATTATAAAAATTCAGTAGCTCGCATATTAATCTCGACCTCTCAGGGCTCTTTTCTTTGCACAGGATCGATGATCAATAACGCAGCTCAAGATACTACACCTTTCTTTTTAACTGCAAACCACTGCCTAGGGAGTGTAAACGATGGCGCAGGGTCTTCATTTAATGCCAGTGGATGGTCATTTGGCTTTCAATGGTTTACTACTACTCCGGACTGTGCAACTTTTGCTGGAACACAAGGGCCACAAAATCCCACTCGTGTTCTTTCAGGTGCACAATTAAGAGCGAATAATGATGATAGTGATTTCGCCTTATTCCTAATCAATCAAACGCCTCCAGCCGATTGGAATATCTACTATGCAGGATGGAATAGATCTACAGTTCCTTCAACTGCGCAATTTGGGATACACCATCCCTCTGGAGATATAATGAAAATTGCTAGAAATGACCAGACTTGCACGTCTGCCATTACAAGTTTTAATGGCAACCCAGCCGCACAAATGTGGAGAATCGAGAACTGGGACTATGGAGTGACAGAAGGAGGTTCTTCTGGTAGTTTTATATTGGATCAAAATGAACGTATCGTTGGTCAATTAGCTGGGGGTGCTGCTGCATGTTCAGGCACTTCAGATAATGGACAGTTTGATATTTACGGAAAGTTTGATATTAGTTGGAATAGCGGTTTTAACGCCTCTCAACGTTTAAGAGATTGGTTAGACCCTTCAAATTCTGGAGTGGTAACTCTGGATGGTGCTTACTACACCACTCTGGGTACGGAAGATGTTCCAGCAATTGAGCTAAACATCAAAATTTATCCTAACCCTTCTGGCGGTGTTTATACACTTGAAAGTGACTTGTCTGCAAGTTATCAGGTATTTAACTTAAACGGGCAGATGATTTTATCTGGAGCTACAGGCATATCAGGAAACCAATTAAATATTAGTGATGCTGCTGCTGGATTGTATTTTGTGAAAATCTCAGTTGGCGAGCAAACGATTACTAGAAAACTGGTCAAACAATAA